From the genome of Cyanobacterium sp. T60_A2020_053, one region includes:
- a CDS encoding type II toxin-antitoxin system Phd/YefM family antitoxin — MFSYEITSPTEARNGFFQILEKVIETHQVFIINRRQGENVALIAESDLRSLVEMVYLFRNEANSSHLFSALQESINGEIKPQSLEELKEELEIE; from the coding sequence ATGTTTAGTTATGAGATAACCTCACCGACAGAAGCGAGAAATGGATTCTTTCAAATATTAGAAAAAGTAATCGAAACTCATCAAGTCTTTATTATTAATCGTCGTCAAGGGGAAAACGTGGCATTAATCGCCGAGTCAGATTTAAGAAGTTTAGTAGAAATGGTTTATTTATTTAGAAATGAAGCAAATTCTAGTCATTTATTTTCAGCATTACAAGAATCAATAAATGGAGAAATTAAACCTCAATCTTTAGAAGAGTTAAAAGAGGAGTTAGAGATTGAGTAA
- a CDS encoding Txe/YoeB family addiction module toxin: MSKKKKEKEEVVPNFLPIPGFSSQFKSDLKWWFKSDQKKAEKILDLVTEVMKNPFQGIGKPEPLKYMEDNIWSRRIDIEHRLVYRITSTQIDFLTCRFHYEK, from the coding sequence TTGAGTAAAAAGAAGAAAGAAAAAGAGGAAGTAGTACCAAATTTTTTACCCATACCCGGATTTAGTAGTCAGTTTAAAAGTGATTTAAAATGGTGGTTTAAAAGCGATCAAAAAAAAGCAGAAAAAATATTAGATTTAGTTACAGAAGTAATGAAAAATCCCTTTCAAGGCATAGGTAAGCCTGAACCATTAAAATATATGGAAGATAATATATGGTCAAGAAGAATTGATATAGAACATCGCTTAGTGTATCGTATTACTAGCACTCAAATTGACTTTCTTACTTGTCGCTTTCATTATGAAAAATAA